The genomic stretch CAAGTTCAAACCTTGACATTATATCTCCGTTGCCCCCTCTGAGTTCAGACTCTGGGAATCCATTCCTGGGCTTGTACTTAGTTCAGACTATGGAACTCATCTATCTTACCCTATGGAGTTCAAACTCTGGAAATATCTCATTTGTCCTTGTGGTTGATTACCATCATCGGTTAGTACCATGTCCTTGCTTGTTAAGCAATCTACCTCGCCTCTGGGCAATCCTATCGAATCTCTTTCTTTTCAGCcgtagtaggctgaactacggttgctctgattttctcattgcacgatggaaatacgtaggcacgagggttcgaacCCTCCGCGGGCATACTTATTTATCACTCCTGCCCTAGGGCATTCTTCCATTCATCCCCATGATACATTCATACTCTAtcttcattcactccatgtgatatacttATTCTTTGAGTCaatacactatacctttgtgctccatcttgtaccccTTTTTGTGAACCAAGAGCCGATTTGTTTGTCTTTCCAGACCCTGTagcttagacaaacatctcctTACTTACTTTGCAGTCGTACTTAGGCAACCCTTTCTTTTGGcttattccaatacagtgatgCAAGTGCTATAcgccctcacttgttggttcacaccagttttactcttgggttcacattttcaccccttgttggagttcaaacaacattattCTTTGGTTCAAATCATACTCTTATCACATTCCTTCCACCTcctgcctctagttccttgaactacgaagctctgaattccttattgcactatgaggatatgtaggcatgagggcctcaatccttatcgagcactctatctatttctCTTCCTTTCCCCTTAgtcttttgcgagtaatctttagatatcacacctattcaagcgagaacaatcaaaacagttcccatggagtaccatggatgtttggggtgctaataccttccccttgcataaccgacttccttacccagtatatctctttccctgggttttatcgatgttttccctttcctttggggataaataaagttcgatggcgactctgttgtatgttcgagcgtgcgatacgttcaggtatatttctgctagcttcagctggcgactctgctggggacacttcgctacttggagtacttcctagtcgctaaaaggagtcgagcctagtttaggttgttttCTCGCTAGTTTCTAGGTGCTCATTTTTATGCCTTACTCGCTTTTTCATTATATTCATTCGCTTTATATTATGGATATCATTTGTTATACTCCTTGTTGGGTTGGGTTATTGATACATGAGAGAGAAGATCTATACCCGAGCTTTACTACATACGCAGGATAGCAACGTGACTAGAGTCGTCTTTGACCTCTGTGGAGTTATTCCGCGATTATGGTTGACACGAGACGTcacacctagagtagatccttttgggagCATCATTGTCCGACGAGTCATTCGTCCAAGGCAATGGTATCTCGAAATGGGTTGTTGACTCTAGGAACCTTCTAGGTTGCCTTGAAGACTATAACctacctgtgagggggatatgggaTTTTTCTGCAGGAAACCATAGCCTCTACATACCTTATTCTCATGGACGTCGGACCTTTGATCCTGCATTGGGCAGTATACACAAATTATCCAGATTATTTTATGTTGTTAACATACTCTTTTGCATATCATTATAGCATTGTTGTATATACGCCAGAGCTTTGACCCTGAATTATTATACCATCGATGCTTTGAATTTATGGGTGTTGCATAATTATTTGCATTGCATCCCTAACATGTGCATTTAttcatttgcatctcatgcataCCAACTAGAAAAAGCTCACCTTGTCCTTTCTCCAGCTTGAAAGACGACGTCTCTTCGACACCACTACTTCACAAGGGCTAACAAATCAAGAATTATGGAGGATCTAGAACAAGATAATGCTACCTATAGGGAAACATTGGCTCAAGTCCAAGACAGAATGGACACCTTGCAAGGTAACATGAACACCATATTGGAGTACCTTCAAGCTCAGAAGGCCACTACCTCCACTTCTGCTGCCAATCCTGCTTCTGCTGTAGTTACTGATGCTATTGCCGTCACCACTTCTGGCGATGCTATTGTGGACACTGTGGTTCAACTTATGAGGCAACCTATCTATCAGCCAGGTCCTAGTGTGCATGCCATTGCCTATCCCTGGGGGTTGCCTCCGAATTTCACTCCCCAAGCTGCTAATGGGAATGCATTTGTGTCATACCAACCGTTCGCTGTTCATCCTACCAATGGGAATCCTGTTGCCAATCCTTGGGGCATGACCACTCTTTCTCCTCAAATGGCTAATGTTAACAACCATGAGACCAACCCAGAACAAGCTCTTTAGACTTCTACACCAGTGATCGTTGAGACTCCTAATAACAACGAAGATGAATATAAAGGCCCAACCCTCCACTTCCGTTTTCCTCCTCGAGCTACTCAACCGACTGTTCACAATTTGAATCAAGGTGTTCAGATACCTCCTCCTCATCTTGGGGCATCCTCTGTTGTTGCACCTCCATTTGTGTATCCTGGGGCACCCTACGCTCCATATCAGAATCAGTATGGTCAGACTGTTGGTCAAATGGTGAATCCTGGTTTGGTGTATCCTCAAGGGTATCCTCAGATCGCTTCTACTCCAGTTATTTCTCAAACGACTTCTCAGCATGTTCAACTTCCCAATCATCAAGTTAATCCTCAACCTACCAATCAGAATGTTGTTGGTTCAGACTATCAGTTACTGGATGAAAGGATCAGAGCCATTGAAGGTTTCTCTGCTTATAGTATGGATGCTAAGGACTTATGCCTAGTTCCTAATGTGGTGGTTCCTCCTAAGTTCAAAGCGCCAGACCTACCAAAATATAAGGGTTTGAGTTGTCCAAGAAGCCATGTCATCATGTATTGTAGGAAGATGGCATCTTACATTAATAATGATGATCTTATTatccattgcttccaagacagcttaTCTGGGGCATCCTTAGACTGGTATATGGGCCTGGAACGCAGTAAAATCAGATCTTGGAAGGACTTGTCTGAAGCCTTTctcaagcaatacaaatataatcTGGACATGGCTCCCACCAGGCTACAACTGCGGAATCAAGCCTGCAAGAGCAATgaaacatttaaagaatacgctcagagatgGCGTGAAATGGCTTCCAGAGTTAAACCTGCACTGACAGATGCCGAATTGGTTGATATTTTCATGGGCACACTCCATGGTTTGTATTATGAGAAGATGGTTGGTAGCTCATCATCCAACTTTGCCGACATGGTAACCattggagaacgcatcgagaATGGGCTAAAAATAGGAAAGATTGCTAGTATCGACAGCCAGCCAGCGGCTAAGAAGTCTCACGgttttgctaagaagaaagaggCCGAGGCAAATGCCGTAACAACAAATGTATATCCTCAAGTTAAGGCACTTATGGATCATATGCCATACTACCCTTATCCATACATTGTCGCTGCTCAATATCAGTAACCTGTATAtcaacctcagtatcaacaaccTCCACAGGCTCCAACTCCTCAGAATCAGCAAAACATCAGAAATCAGAATCAAGGTCAACGTAGACGGTTTGATAAGAAGCGTCCTCAGCATGATCAgaaatcagaatcagaatcaatgTGTCTTGTGCGTCCCGTGCCGGATATGTAGGACATTCTACAGAGGATTGTTTAGTCCTCAAGGCCAGAGTAGAAAAGCTTATTGATCAGAAGGTTTTGTCATTCTCGGAGACAGGACCCAATGTCATAACCAACCCGTTGCCAGACCATTGTGGATAGACTGTGAATGCGATTAGTGGCGAGGATTGCTCAGACTTAGTGGCTTCTTCAGAGGAGTATCAAGGCTAGGAATATTATATTGATCCAATCATGCCTCATTTGTAATTTCCCCTTTGTTTGTTGATTGTTATTCGTTTGTAAAACTTGTCTGGTTTtcagatgataataataatgaaataaacgtgcgtgttttgcttaaatccatttgtgttcactcatattttatttatcagtATCAAATTGTTTGTCgaataaaatcaaaagagaatgatgcaaaTTAAAATACGCAAGATCGTTATctgtatgcttttgaataagattgtgttgatgatgtaaggcatgGTTCAATCCCTAAACACTGGAGATATAAGaaagttaatccctagtcaacccctttgggccttgaagtaggagtttatttctttaacacataaaaccctcatgttaaaccaggggcagggtagtaTTCAGTTCAGTTTAGACTTGCATCCAAATTTCAGAAGGAGAATATCTCATCAAGTGATCAATCACATCATATCCCTCTCAAGAGGATGGAATCACAAATCCATTATGGTTATCCCCTACCAACAAAAATGAGTGAGATAGTCACAAACCGTATCAAGAAAGCAGTGTCACAGGACTTGCTCAAGTATAAAAAGAAAAGATGAAACAAaatgaaaaaatcaaaagcaaataaAAGGCTCGCTAAGTAAAGAACTTGAAAACAagattgacttaggcaaaagttagggtaTCCCGGTGGGCTGCAGACCCAAAGGACCAGCCCAGGCAAAAATAAGGGTAAACGTAACAAGAGAATCAGAGGATCAATCCAAATCCTTAGCAAGAGCAGATCTTTGTGACTGCAAATCAAAACAGAATGTGAGTGGTTATCGCTCCAAACTCTCATAGGGTCCCTTAACCAGTATTGCTGATATTCAAAATCCTTTTCTGGAAGATGAACGCTTGTTCTAAGCTAACTGAACTTAGGATTGGAGAACATCACGGAGAATAGGCGGGTTAGGTTaggttttgagccttatatcctttctttTTGAAACCGggaaccagaccacgttacaaccctcaaaagacctaattgaagcatggcctatttcgaaagcatactatggtaagatcacgttaagctgactcctaaagatttgcttgTCATCTGTATTGATACTGATATGACATTCTAATCAGTGATTCACTCACTAGatgtcataatcttagtgaacacacttgagttttcaaaacttgcatgaacatgacattacaattatcatttttcAAAATGAGCATTTTACATTCGAATAATCATTTGGCATCGAGGAAACTTACAATGGGAAAGTTGATCAAATTCCTGATATCCCATAGCTCAGATCTCTTCAAGAGTCAATCAATCTAAGGCAACCATGTCGATATTCTACAAATCTCTCTGAATCAGCCGGATAGGGGCAAAGTTTACTTCAAAGCTCATATTGGGGCAGGCCGCCTCAAGAACATGAGAAGTCAATCATTCCCAAGATGGTTGATCAAGGGAATACAGTTTGTAACTAGGGTCGTTGGTGCTTACATCCAGTACATTGGGGCAGAAGCAGGCTACACATGTACAAGCTTTCCATGTTTCAGATCAAATCCATAGGTGCGACAACATTTTTAGCTCGAAGTAGGTGTCGGAGATTCATGTCTAGATAACCTTATCCTAGCCCGAAATTCCCACCTCCCTCTATATGAACATCTGGCCTAACCATTGCACAAATCATCATATATCAATCACATCGCTTCACTCATGCATATCACTCATCTAGCATATCATGAGGCCGCGTGTGCAAGCCATAGAAACCAAAGCCCGATACTTTGTTGGCATCTTCTAGTTCCAAACTTGCCTGGTA from Lathyrus oleraceus cultivar Zhongwan6 chromosome 7, CAAS_Psat_ZW6_1.0, whole genome shotgun sequence encodes the following:
- the LOC127103921 gene encoding uncharacterized protein LOC127103921, which produces MVNPGLVYPQGYPQIASTPVISQTTSQHVQLPNHQVNPQPTNQNVVGSDYQLLDERIRAIEGFSAYSMDAKDLCLVPNVVVPPKFKAPDLPKYKGLSCPRSHVIMYCRKMASYINNDDLIIHCFQDSLSGASLDWYMGLERSKIRSWKDLSEAFLKQYKYNLDMAPTRLQLRNQACKSNETFKEYAQRWREMASRVKPALTDAELVDIFMGTLHGLYYEKMVGSSSSNFADMVTIGERIENGLKIGKIASIDSQPAAKKSHGFAKKKEAEANAVTTNVYPQVKALMDHMPYYPYPYIVAAQYQ